A genomic window from Punica granatum isolate Tunisia-2019 chromosome 2, ASM765513v2, whole genome shotgun sequence includes:
- the LOC116196862 gene encoding pectinesterase, whose translation MGLSTYFILAALIFKAVVVGAASASTDGFENRVRHECGYTMYPALCVDTLLESSGHRDVVDNNFIISALVNKTILETRLPSSYFSGFISRSLARNDASLQRVKSVSDHCVELLSMAVMRLEQSSQALTSFPTRNKQDIQTWISAALTLQQTCKDFSIPASAADGRLGPGSFGSQLAQKMDYLSQLSSNALALINRQSSATSHGFGGSKSRGGLPGWVFRRERKLLQSTVVKANAVVAKDGSGNYKTVSEAIAAASGGRFVIYVKSGVYKEKIRITKDGITLIGDGKYSTIIEGDDSVAEGNSLSGSATIAINGDGFIAKDIGFHNNAGPDRGRAVALTLASDRSVLYRCSIAGYQDTLYALILRQFYRECDISGTVDFIFGNAAAVFQNCDLILRQPGSKSSYNVILANGRTNPDQNSGFSIQSCRIRGSSGSVRSYLGRPWKPYSRAVVMQSTIDASVEPRGWIEWPGYGSSVLRTLYFAEYANEGPGAGTAGRVKWGGFHVIGAEEAVKFTVGSFIAGTSWLPSTGVTFISGLH comes from the exons atGGGTCTAAGTACATATTTCATATTGGCAGCCTTAATTTTTAAGGCCGTCGTGGTGGGTGCTGCATCTGCATCCACGGACGGCTTCGAAAATCGTGTCCGCCATGAATGTGGGTATACGATGTACCCTGCCCTCTGTGTGGACACTCTATTGGAGTCCTCAGGACATAGGGATGTCGTCGACAACAATTTCATCATTTCCGCTCTTGTGAACAAGACCATTCTCGAGACAAGACTCCCCAGCTCCTACTTCTCGGGATTCATTAGTCGCTCATTAGCTCGAAATGATGCTTCCCTCCAACGTGTTAAGTCTGTCTCAG ACCACTGTGTGGAACTCCTGAGTATGGCTGTCATGCGGCTCGAGCAGTCGTCGCAAGCTCTCACGAGCTTCCCTACCAGAAATAAGCAAGACATACAAACATGGATCAGCGCTGCTCTGACTCTCCAGCAGACCTGCAAGGACTTTTCCATCCCGGCTTCCGCAGCAGATGGCCGCCTTGGCCCCGGCAGCTTCGGGTCCCAGCTGGCTCAGAAGATGGATTACTTGTCTCAGCTGTCAAGCAATGCGCTTGCTCTTATCAATAGACAAAGTAGTGCGACATCACACGGTTTTGGTGGGAGTAAAAGCCGTGGCG GTTTACCCGGCTGGGTGTTCAGAAGGGAAAGGAAGTTGCTCCAGAGCACGGTCGTAAAGGCAAATGCCGTAGTCGCAAAGGATGGTTCAGGCAATTACAAGACAGTTTCAGAGGCTATAGCGGCAGCATCCGGGGGCCGGTTCGTGATCTACGTTAAGTCGGGGGTTTACAAGGAAAAGATTCGAATTACCAAGGATGGGATTACACTGATAGGAGATGGGAAGTACTCTACCATCATCGAGGGCGATGACAGTGTTGCTGAGGGCAATTCTCTCAGCGGCTCTGCTACCATAG CAATCAACGGAGATGGGTTCATTGCAAAGGATATTGGGTTCCACaacaatgcgggccccgataGGGGACGGGCTGTTGCCCTAACCTTGGCCTCGGATCGGTCCGTGCTATACCGGTGTAGCATTGCGGGCTATCAAGACACTCTGTATGCACTCATCCTCCGCCAATTTTATCGGGAGTGCGACATCTCCGGTACAGTAGACTTCATATTCGGTAATGCAGCGGCCGTGTTCCAAAACTGTGACCTGATCCTCCGCCAGCCTGGGAGCAAGAGCTCTTACAATGTTATCCTGGCCAATGGGCGAACTAACCCCGATCAGAACTCTGGGTTCTCGATCCAAAGCTGCAGGATCCGGGGCTCCTCGGGATCTGTCCGATCGTACCTAGGGAGACCTTGGAAGCCGTACTCGCGAGCAGTGGTGATGCAGTCCACAATCGATGCGTCGGTGGAACCGAGGGGTTGGATTGAGTGGCCAGGGTATGGGAGCTCGGTGCTGAGGACCCTTTACTTTGCGGAGTATGCCAACGAAGGGCCTGGAGCTGGGACTGCTGGGAGGGTCAAATGGGGCGGGTTCCATGTTATTGGGGCTGAGGAGGCTGTTAAGTTCACCGTCGGGAGCTTCATTGCCGGCACTTCTTGGTTGCCGTCAACCGGGGTAACCTTTATCTCCGGCCTCCACTAG
- the LOC116196861 gene encoding putative pectinesterase/pectinesterase inhibitor 45: MAFQDFDYLSERRKAERSRKLKKRITIAVISSLALAAVVAAGVIAVVRSDHKDDNKGNSEAAPAGPSKQISHSEKAIKMVCSSTDYQETCKNTLAKAVKGDESQAQPKDLMKLAIKAVGDEITAALNKTEKFKFESPEEKGAFEDCKKLLEDAIEELELSTTSINGDMKKLASKTGDLNNWLSAVVSYQQTCIDGFPEGKLKSDMKKALQMADELTSNSLAIISQLSTFLSTLGGNRHLLSVDKDGFASWMSSDERRMLKGNQGEKPTPNVTVAKDGSGQFKTINEALNAIPAKYTGRYVIYVKEGVYDESVLLTKKMVNITMYGDGSQKSIVTGSKNFVDGVRTFQTATFAVEAEGFMGQAMGFRNTAGPEKHQAVAVRVKGDRAIFLNCRFEGYQDTLYVQTHRQFYRSCVIAGTVDFIFGDATSVFQNCLIVVRKPLDNQQNIVTAQGRYERHEGTGIVLQNCHIQADDKLVPAKATIKNYLGRPWKEFSRTVIMESEIDDLIHPDGWMPWDKDFALKTLYYAEYNNKGPGAKLDARVNWPGYKKNFKKADAEKFTIGTFLEGDWIRAANVPVHFGLF; the protein is encoded by the exons ATGGCTTTCCAGGATTTCGATTACTTGTCCGAGCGCCGGAAGGCCGAGCGCAGCCGTAAGCTCAAGAAGCGCATCACCATCGCCGTGATCAGTAGCCTGGCCCTGGCTGCTGTGGTGGCTGCGGGAGTCATCGCTGTCGTCCGCAGCGACCACAAGGATGACAACAAGGGGAACAGCGAGGCCGCCCCTGCAGGCCCCAGCAAGCAGATCTCACACTCCGAGAAGGCGATCAAGATGGTGTGCTCGTCCACGGATTACCAGGAGACCTGCAAGAACACGCTTGCCAAGGCAGTGAAGGGTGATGAGTCCCAGGCCCAACCAAAGGACCTCATGAAGCTCGCAATCAAGGCTGTCGGCGATGAAATCACTGCCGCCCTGAACAAGACAGAAAAGTTCAAGTTTGAATCCCCGGAGGAGAAGGGTGCATTCGAGGACTGCAAGAAGCTCTTGGAGGATGCCATCGAGGAGCTCGAGCTCTCCACAACAAGCATTAACGGGGACATGAAGAAGCTCGCCTCGAAGACCGGCGACCTCAACAACTGGCTCAGCGCGGTCGTTTCGTACCAGCAAACGTGCATCGACGGATTCCCAGAAGGGAAACTCAAGTCTGACATGAAGAAGGCTCTTCAAATGGCGGATGAGCTCACGAGCAACTCCCTCGCAATCATCTCTCAGCTGtccactttcctatcaacttTGGGGGGAAACCGCCACCTTCTGAGCGTGGACAAGGATGGATTCGCCAGTTGGATGAGCAGCGATGAACGAAGAATGCTGAAGGGAAACCAAGGCGAAAAGCCAACGCCTAACGTTACTGTGGCAAAGGATGGCAGCGGACAATTTAAAACAATCAACGAGGCATTGAATGCTATCCCGGCAAAATACACTGGGAG GTATGTCATCTATGTGAAGGAAGGAGTATATGATGAGTCAGTTCTCCTCACGAAGAAGATGGTTAACATTACCATGTACGGTGACGGATCACAGAAGTCTATTGTCACAGGCAGCAAGAACTTTGTGGATGGAGTCAGGACCTTCCAAACTGCAACTTTTG CTGTTGAAGCTGAAGGATTCATGGGCCAGGCCATGGGGTTCAGGAACACTGCGGGTCCTGAGAAACACCAGGCAGTAGCAGTGAGAGTGAAGGGTGACCGGGCTATCTTCCTGAATTGCCGGTTCGAGGGGTACCAGGACACGCTCTATGTGCAAACGCACCGTCAGTTCTATAGGAGCTGTGTAATCGCAGGGACAGTCGACTTCATCTTCGGAGATGCAACTTCAGTGTTCCAGAACTGTCTGATCGTTGTCCGGAAGCCCCTTGACAACCAGCAGAACATCGTCACTGCACAGGGCAGGTATGAAAGGCACGAAGGCACCGGGATTGTTCTCCAGAACTGCCACATCCAGGCAGACGACAAGCTCGTGCCGGCCAAGGCGACCATCAAGAACTACTTGGGGCGACCGTGGAAGGAGTTCTCCAGGACCGTGATTATGGAGTCAGAGATTGACGACCTAATCCATCCCGACGGGTGGATGCCTTGGGACAAGGACTTTGCCCTCAAGACCCTGTACTACGCAGAGTACAACAACAAAGGGCCCGGGGCGAAGCTCGATGCTCGGGTTAACTGGCCAGGTTACAAGAAGAACTTCAAGAAGGCAGATGCTGAGAAGTTCACCATCGGGACATTCTTGGAGGGTGACTGGATCAGGGCCGCTAATGTTCCTGTTCATTTTGGCCTCTTTTAG